In one window of Bemisia tabaci chromosome 6, PGI_BMITA_v3 DNA:
- the l(2)10685 gene encoding 5-cytosine rRNA methyltransferase NSUN4 produces MMTHKLPGVLLKTDLSFLKCPIRCKGQGPNHWAVLRRTKFPKDHAMEHFDDFYANVYGARKWKSMRLALLCPKKYCAVVNNYSDADKIMNKLENKGAVNVRRMFELRAEKLAEEPSNYLEPLKKDEVYKLDLDAKMNTLRISSLEKEAQKKIPNVPLDKTLTYMQSADVEVESPAAEKPAALMNTEDDEEPPSPIDDGGNLEPTEEEIKSRLVRSADALYDFVPATKLQGLEDYVPESKHYGYYETESEFPIYITEDAPIVFPSNLNIYTYETGNIEDFSSPKRGSTDLFDYFLLDGASLFPILALNLQPNDRILDLCAAPGGKSLIMLQTLFPRFLTCNDFSETRLKRLRYILKDYFTDIDDKVSVTNINGSQYQEETNFYNKILVDVPCTTDRLSVNDNDDNIFAPNRIQERLQLPEAQAALLVNALKLVTVGGTVVYSTCTLSPIQNDGVVHMALKKIWEETELQFVIKDMSKVLEVARPLFPLETKLDLKYGHLVCPYLPANFGPMYFCKLVRVK; encoded by the exons gctgttttaaggagaacaaaatTCCCCAAAGATCATGCCATGGaacattttgatgatttttatgcCAATGTTTATGGTGCAAGAAAATGGAAGTCAATGCGTCTGGCACTGTTATGCCCGAAGAAATATTGTGCAGTTGTAAATAATTACAGTGATGCAgacaaaattatgaataaattaGAG AATAAAGGTGCTGTAAATGTAAGGCGAATGTTCGAACTTAGAGCTGAGAAACTTGCAGAGGAACCAAGCAACTACTTGGAGCCATTAAAGAAGGATGAAGTATATAAACTTGACCTTGATGCAAAAATGAACACCTTAAGGATTTCATCGCTAGAGAAAGAAGCTCAGAAAAAGATTCCAAATGTACCCTTAGACAAGACTTTAACGTATATGCAATCTGCTGATGTAGAGGTTGAGTCTCCTGCCGCTGAGAAGCC AGCTGCACTGATGAATACCGAAGATGATGAAGAGCCTCCAAGCCCCATTGATGATGGAGGGAATTTAGAACCCACTGAAGAAGAGATCAAAAGTCGTCTTGTGCGGTCTGCGGATGCTCTTTATGATTTTGTGCCTGCAACCAAGCTTCAGGGACTAGAGGATTATGTTCCTGAATCAAAACATTATGGGTACTATGAGACAGAGAGTGAGTTTCCAATCTACATCACTGAAGATGCACCCATCGTTTTCCCCTCTAATCTGAATATTTACACCTATGAAACAGGCAACATAGAAGATTTCAGCTCCCCAAAGCGAGGATCAACAGACCTTTTTG atTATTTTCTGTTGGACGGAGCCAGTTTGTTTCCTATCCTTGCATTAAATCTACAGCCTAATGACAGGATTCTAGATTTGTGTGCTGCGCCAGGAGGAAAATCGTTAATAATGCTCCAAACATTGTTTCCCA GATTTCTTACCTGCaatgatttttctgaaacaagATTAAAAAGATTAAGGTATATACTGAAAGACTATTTCACGGATATCGATGACAAAGTTTCAGTAACTAATATCAATGGATCACAATACCAAGAAGAGACCAATTTTTATAATAAG ATCTTGGTTGATGTTCCTTGTACAACTGATAGGCTCAGTGTGAATGACAACGATGACAATATTTTCGCTCCGAACAGAATCCAAGAAAGGCTGCAGTTACCAGAAGCGCAGGCTGCATTATTAGT AAATGCATTGAAGCTGGTAACTGTAGGTGGAACAGTTGTTTATTCAACTTGCACTCTATCGCCAATCCAGAATGATGGTGTCGTGCATATGGCTTTGAAAAAGATTTGGGAAGAAACCGAACTCCAGTTTGTGATCAA GGATATGTCTAAAGTTCTGGAGGTAGCAAGACCGCTCTTCCCATTGGAAACCAAATTAGATTTAAAATACGGGCACCTTGTTTGTCCTTACCTACCAGCAAATTTTGGCCCTATGTATTTTTGCAAGCTTGTGCGAGTAAAATAA